The region CTACTTTTTCTGTATTAGAGCCCACAAAAATTTCTTTTAAACCACTACTACCATGTGATCCCATGATTATTAAGTCTGCATTATGCTCTTTTGCCACATCATTAACTTCGCTAAACACTTTAAAATGTTTTACAATGGGTGTTACATTAACACCTTCTAAATAGTCTTGTTGTAAGAACTCACTAAAACGCTTTTCTGCTAATTTCATAAAGAAAATAGTTTCGGCTTGTAAATCTGTTTCACCTTTTGTTAATATAGTTTCAGAGATTTCTAACATGTGTAATGCTAATATGTCTGCGTTATATTTTTTTGCTAGAATAGCTGCAGATTCTAGCGCATAATTTGAATGTTCTGAGAAATCTACTGGTACGATTATTTTTTTCATCTTTAGTGTTTTAAGGGTTATGTTTTAGTATAAAAATAACAATCATTTAGTAGAATGATTTGTCATTTATAGATTAATTAACAATTTAAATAGTCATAGAAAATAGTTGTATTTCTGGCTTGTTACGTTGTAATAATAAGTCAAAAGCCATACATATATTTCTAACAAATGGTTTGCCTTTTTCTGTGATAAATATTTGATTTAATTCTATTTTTAGTAATCCGTCTTCTTGCATTTCTTTAAGTTTCATGACTACTTCTGGTACGTCTTCAAAATACAACCCATTAGCCATCCAGCTGGTTTTAAAATGGCACATAAGGTTTAGAATATGTTGTCTAATAATTAAATCTTCTTTTGACAATATATGTCCTCTAAAAACAGGAATAGTATTATTGTCTAATAGTAGATAGTAATCTTCCAATGTTTTAACATTTTGTGCAAACGCATACCAACTATCACTAATTGAAGACACGCCTAAGCCAATCATTGCTTTAGTTTTAGAGGCTGTGTAACCCATAAAGTTGCGATGCATAGTTTCAGTTTTACTTGCTATATAAAGTGCATCTGTTTTTAATGCAAAATGGTCCATACCAATATCATAATAACCTGCTTCTGCTAATAATCTTTTACCTAATTGATATTGGTTTTGTTTCATACTTGGTGTAGGTAGATCACTATCTTCAAATCCGCGTTGTCCATTACCTTTTATCCATGGGACATGTGCATAACTATAAAATGCAATACGATCTGGTAAAAGCTGTTTAGTTTTTTTTATAGTCTCTATTACATGCACTTCAGTCTGAAATGGTAAACCAAAAATAATATCATGACCAATTGATGTGTAACCAATAGTTCTGGCTTGTTCTGTAACACGCTTGACGTTTTCAAAAGGTTGTAATCTATGGATGGCTTTCTGCACAATAGGATTGTAATCTTGCACTCCAAAACTGACACGTTTAAAGCCTAGATCAAAAAGAGTTTGTAGATGTATTTTAGTAGTGTTGTTTGGGTGCCCTTCAAAACTAAACTCGTAATGTTTTGCTAAAGTGGCTTTGTGTTTGATTCCATTAATTAAAAGAGTCAAATTTTCAGGAGAAAAAAACGTGGGTGTTCCACCTCCTAAATGCAGCTCTTTAATCATTGGTTTTTGGTCAAACAATTTACAATACAAAGACCATTCTTTTAAAACCGCTTGTATATATGGGATTTCTACCTCATGACGTTTAGTGATACGCTTGTTACACCCACAAAAAGTGCATAGACTTTCGCAAAATGGTAGATGAATGTAAAGGCTAATACCTTCGGTATTATTACTTTCATTAAATGCTTGGATTAACGTTTGTTTCCATTGTTTTACAGAAAACAGAGCTTTATTCCAATACGGAACAGTTGGATAACTGGTGTATCTTGGTCCAGCAACGTTATATTTATTAACTAATGAAAAGCACATACTTCAACTTTTTGATAAGTCAAAGTTAGCTGAGTAATTAGATATAAAATATGATAGATGTCATAAAAGCAGCAATAATAGTGCTTTAGCCCAAAATTGTTTTGATGTTTTCAAAATTAATAGCCTTGAAATCTGAGATAACTAAATCTGCTTTAGAATAATCTTGATTTTTAGAATGTAAGCTGTCATAACCAATGCAAAAACTTCCTGCTGCTTTAGCAGCTTGTATTCCGTTTGTAGAATCTTCAATAACAATACAATGGTGTTGAGGGAAACCTGCC is a window of Olleya sp. YS DNA encoding:
- the hemN gene encoding oxygen-independent coproporphyrinogen III oxidase, producing the protein MCFSLVNKYNVAGPRYTSYPTVPYWNKALFSVKQWKQTLIQAFNESNNTEGISLYIHLPFCESLCTFCGCNKRITKRHEVEIPYIQAVLKEWSLYCKLFDQKPMIKELHLGGGTPTFFSPENLTLLINGIKHKATLAKHYEFSFEGHPNNTTKIHLQTLFDLGFKRVSFGVQDYNPIVQKAIHRLQPFENVKRVTEQARTIGYTSIGHDIIFGLPFQTEVHVIETIKKTKQLLPDRIAFYSYAHVPWIKGNGQRGFEDSDLPTPSMKQNQYQLGKRLLAEAGYYDIGMDHFALKTDALYIASKTETMHRNFMGYTASKTKAMIGLGVSSISDSWYAFAQNVKTLEDYYLLLDNNTIPVFRGHILSKEDLIIRQHILNLMCHFKTSWMANGLYFEDVPEVVMKLKEMQEDGLLKIELNQIFITEKGKPFVRNICMAFDLLLQRNKPEIQLFSMTI